One window of the Candidatus Tisiphia endosymbiont of Sialis lutaria genome contains the following:
- a CDS encoding head-tail connector protein: MYKKNTFRIIELIPQAIWSLVEVKNYMRIEGDYDDDLISSLIDAAIMAAENFTKLTIITRRVEFVCNIKNQQNFQLKYQPIKELVKIIVSSGEFGARSDGVTPISNRRATSDDVPNFSSIDYTLTNNSQSMKLQSDQYYLDHDRSLLCLNKKLENYQLMVEYIVGYDKMHIPASIKHSILMHIAEMYDRERQNATSLSTEIKNLYLAYRQLRI; the protein is encoded by the coding sequence ATGTATAAAAAAAATACTTTTAGGATTATTGAACTAATTCCTCAGGCTATTTGGAGCCTAGTGGAAGTTAAGAACTATATGAGAATAGAAGGCGATTATGATGATGATTTAATTAGCAGCTTGATAGATGCTGCAATTATGGCTGCTGAGAATTTTACTAAACTTACAATAATAACAAGGCGGGTAGAGTTTGTTTGTAATATTAAAAATCAACAAAATTTTCAGTTAAAATACCAACCGATAAAGGAATTAGTGAAGATTATAGTCAGTTCAGGAGAATTTGGGGCTAGGAGCGACGGAGTGACGCCTATAAGTAATAGGCGAGCGACGAGTGACGACGTCCCCAACTTCTCATCAATTGACTATACTCTAACAAATAACAGTCAATCTATGAAGCTGCAATCTGATCAATATTACTTAGATCACGATCGATCATTATTATGTTTGAATAAAAAATTAGAAAATTATCAATTAATGGTTGAATATATTGTTGGTTATGATAAAATGCATATTCCAGCTTCAATAAAGCATAGCATATTAATGCATATAGCAGAAATGTATGATAGGGAAAGGCAAAATGCTACTTCTTTATCAACAGAAATTAAGAATCTATATCTAGCGTATAGGCAATTAAGAATATAA
- a CDS encoding phage head closure protein has product MKKSIARTLQHQVKILENFSVSEIEQEKWQEKLSTYAEIKPISDNRFTSIEHLNFGHIMTEGFYVFKMRFITGITTKMRISFRDRQFEIKRIINVEERSKFLNIIGLQIYVC; this is encoded by the coding sequence ATGAAAAAATCAATAGCACGTACTTTACAACATCAGGTGAAAATTCTAGAGAATTTTTCTGTAAGTGAGATAGAACAAGAAAAATGGCAAGAGAAACTTTCTACTTATGCTGAAATAAAACCTATTTCTGATAATCGATTTACCTCGATAGAACATTTGAATTTTGGTCATATTATGACTGAAGGGTTTTATGTGTTTAAAATGAGATTTATCACCGGCATTACCACCAAAATGCGTATATCGTTTAGAGATAGGCAATTTGAAATTAAGCGGATTATTAATGTTGAAGAAAGAAGTAAATTCTTGAATATTATAGGGTTACAAATATATGTCTGTTAA
- a CDS encoding type II toxin-antitoxin system Phd/YefM family antitoxin, translated as MINSAIYSTVNQHFIGIIMAYLVASEARKNLYKLIDMVAEEHEPTIIKGKRNTAVLISKQDWEDIQETLLVAKNKELSQSIIKGLTTDFKDCKTKLVD; from the coding sequence TTGATTAACAGTGCCATATATAGTACTGTTAATCAACATTTTATAGGAATAATTATGGCATATTTGGTAGCTAGTGAGGCTAGGAAGAACTTATATAAATTAATAGATATGGTAGCAGAGGAGCATGAGCCAACAATAATAAAAGGCAAAAGAAATACAGCAGTTTTAATTTCAAAACAAGACTGGGAAGATATTCAAGAAACATTATTGGTAGCAAAAAATAAAGAATTAAGTCAATCAATAATCAAAGGTCTTACTACTGATTTTAAAGATTGTAAGACAAAATTGGTGGATTAG
- a CDS encoding Txe/YoeB family addiction module toxin, whose protein sequence is MYSLYFTSDACKDFKKIKKSPLQKQIYKLLEIISNDPFQNPPPFKKLRGMYLGAYSRRVNLQHRLFYEVDSR, encoded by the coding sequence ATGTATAGTTTGTATTTTACTAGCGATGCTTGTAAAGATTTTAAAAAGATTAAGAAATCACCTTTGCAGAAACAAATATACAAATTACTAGAAATTATAAGCAATGATCCATTTCAAAATCCCCCACCTTTTAAAAAGTTAAGGGGTATGTATTTGGGAGCTTATTCGAGAAGGGTTAATTTGCAACATAGATTATTTTATGAGGTAGATAGTAGATAA
- a CDS encoding nucleotidyltransferase domain-containing protein — MSNNVPNCSSIDYIAIYLKKYPYIFKAYGSRVKGRHRKFSDLDLCIMEAVSDQQLCKL; from the coding sequence TTGAGCAACAACGTCCCCAACTGCTCATCAATTGACTATATTGCAATCTATCTTAAAAAATATCCTTATATATTTAAGGCATACGGTTCACGTGTTAAAGGTCGTCATAGAAAATTTTCTGATCTTGACCTTTGTATTATGGAAGCAGTAAGTGATCAACAATTGTGTAAGTTGTAA
- a CDS encoding TIGR02217 family protein yields the protein MNFHDIRMPEFIETFAVGKPEFAISCAMTLSGREVRNLDREYARQRYLIKNCRLSSFEFEQFSSFFRARRGGSFSFRFRDNVDHQVSRQFIAEGDGKLTQYQLIKLYDDPILPYAITINKPVAGSEEFYVNGVNLDVQLDYNTGLITLPNPLDREQILTGSFTFDVAVRFANDSFEYSYSSDGSIELSQIELMEVI from the coding sequence ATGAATTTTCATGATATACGTATGCCGGAATTTATTGAAACTTTTGCTGTTGGTAAACCGGAATTTGCTATTTCTTGTGCTATGACATTATCAGGTAGAGAAGTAAGAAATTTAGATAGAGAATATGCTAGACAAAGATATTTGATTAAAAATTGTCGTCTGAGTAGTTTTGAATTTGAGCAATTTAGCTCTTTCTTCAGAGCAAGAAGGGGAGGGAGTTTTTCTTTTCGCTTCAGAGATAATGTTGATCATCAAGTATCAAGGCAATTCATTGCTGAAGGCGATGGAAAATTAACCCAATATCAACTGATTAAATTATATGATGACCCAATTTTACCCTATGCTATAACAATTAATAAACCGGTAGCTGGTAGCGAAGAATTTTATGTTAATGGTGTAAATTTGGATGTTCAGCTTGATTATAATACTGGATTAATAACTTTACCAAACCCATTAGATAGGGAGCAAATTTTGACAGGTAGTTTTACTTTTGATGTAGCTGTACGATTTGCTAATGATAGTTTTGAATATTCGTATTCTTCTGATGGGTCAATAGAATTATCGCAAATAGAGTTAATGGAGGTTATATGA
- a CDS encoding IS630 family transposase produces MSKNVLTEEQREKLKERHKTERDGRIRDRIKAVLMYDDGYSNVEIAKVLLLSHEAIRKHIVDYQKANKLNTNNGGSTSKLNDVEQAELVNHLEANNYVYAKDIMHYIENKYGVTYTITGVTKLLYKLGFVYKKPKVVPAKLDFDKQELFKLNYSLLKGNLRDKEAIYFMDGVHPQYQAKARCGWIRKNQDKTLPTFSGWRRKHMIGAINLVNLQLVSTENPKINGEQIVNFLQRLEEENSEKERIYLICDNASYHKSKKVKEYLVNTKIELVFLPPYSPNLNPIERLWKFMHSITTNNKFYHNFEQFSEAINKFFSNIGNYKDRLRTLINDNFQTITVNHFCNSSG; encoded by the coding sequence ATGAGCAAGAATGTATTGACAGAAGAACAAAGAGAAAAATTGAAGGAACGTCATAAAACAGAACGAGACGGAAGGATACGTGATCGTATTAAGGCAGTTTTGATGTATGACGATGGGTATAGTAATGTAGAGATTGCTAAGGTACTACTCCTGAGCCACGAAGCGATAAGAAAACATATTGTTGATTATCAAAAAGCCAATAAGCTTAATACCAACAATGGAGGTAGCACAAGCAAATTAAATGATGTTGAGCAGGCAGAATTAGTGAATCACCTAGAAGCAAATAATTATGTTTATGCTAAAGATATCATGCATTACATTGAGAACAAATATGGTGTGACATATACGATAACGGGAGTAACAAAATTACTATACAAACTGGGTTTTGTTTACAAGAAGCCGAAAGTAGTACCAGCTAAGCTGGATTTTGACAAGCAAGAATTATTTAAGTTAAACTACAGTTTACTAAAAGGGAATCTCAGAGATAAGGAAGCCATATATTTTATGGACGGTGTTCATCCTCAGTATCAAGCAAAGGCAAGGTGCGGTTGGATAAGAAAGAACCAAGATAAGACCTTACCAACATTCAGTGGCTGGAGAAGAAAGCACATGATTGGTGCTATTAACCTAGTTAATTTACAGTTAGTAAGCACAGAGAACCCCAAAATAAATGGGGAGCAGATAGTTAATTTCCTACAGAGATTGGAAGAGGAGAATAGTGAGAAGGAAAGAATATATTTAATCTGTGACAATGCCAGTTACCACAAATCCAAGAAAGTTAAGGAATACCTAGTAAATACTAAAATAGAGCTAGTATTTTTGCCACCATATAGTCCAAATCTTAACCCAATTGAGAGATTATGGAAGTTTATGCACAGTATTACAACTAATAATAAATTTTATCATAATTTCGAACAATTTTCGGAAGCAATAAACAAATTTTTTAGCAACATCGGCAATTATAAAGATAGGTTACGTACCTTAATAAATGATAATTTCCAAACTATTACCGTTAACCATTTCTGCAACTCTTCAGGTTAA
- a CDS encoding DUF2163 domain-containing protein translates to MFATLHLLVVYLTESDKSLSIDGIRFMPNSGITLKEGVFNDSAQNYIILEGVFENNGVEQHYDLTQAMVRIYTSCADSYKHFVTYCCSLYTKRDLDFTLRLEPNMGYNQSLLQSFSKKCRANFGDLKCKIDKTVYSQIYNVQEIFGRTIVISDIDKESGYFNYGDAILANGQFYSKIISHSGNVIILDQLIPDSMKCNKTVDLTIGCDKNFITCCNKFNNAVNFRGEPLIPDDNFIKVI, encoded by the coding sequence ATCTTTGCAACCCTTCATTTATTAGTAGTATATCTTACTGAATCTGATAAATCTTTGTCAATTGATGGGATAAGATTTATGCCAAATTCTGGAATAACTTTAAAGGAAGGGGTTTTTAATGATTCCGCACAGAATTACATTATCTTAGAAGGAGTTTTTGAGAATAATGGAGTAGAGCAACATTATGATTTGACCCAGGCTATGGTCAGAATTTATACTAGTTGTGCTGATTCTTATAAGCATTTTGTTACTTATTGCTGTAGCCTTTATACTAAAAGGGATTTAGATTTTACTTTACGTTTAGAGCCAAATATGGGATATAATCAGTCGTTACTGCAATCTTTTAGTAAAAAATGTCGTGCTAATTTTGGAGATTTAAAATGCAAAATAGATAAAACAGTTTATAGTCAGATATATAATGTTCAGGAAATATTTGGCAGAACTATAGTCATTTCAGATATTGATAAAGAAAGTGGTTATTTTAATTATGGGGATGCTATTTTAGCTAATGGTCAATTTTATAGTAAGATAATTAGTCATTCTGGAAATGTAATTATATTGGATCAATTAATTCCTGATAGTATGAAGTGTAATAAAACGGTTGATCTTACTATAGGTTGTGATAAAAACTTTATAACTTGTTGCAATAAATTCAACAATGCAGTAAATTTCAGAGGAGAGCCATTGATTCCTGATGATAATTTTATAAAAGTGATTTAG
- a CDS encoding DUF2335 domain-containing protein → MKESKSFFASNNRLNKGYSKINNNPREKDNSFYRKKFEHVMPPIDLMEEYENLHPGTLAKLIVMAEKEQTHRQQMDIKSIEVYENITKKGRVSAVIFMIMVCITTLILAMFGHFMIASIFTVSVFLVIGAGLFISSTKFTRQKDYHRR, encoded by the coding sequence ATGAAAGAGAGTAAAAGCTTCTTTGCTAGTAATAATAGATTGAATAAAGGATATTCAAAAATTAACAATAATCCTAGAGAAAAAGATAATAGCTTCTATCGTAAGAAGTTTGAGCATGTTATGCCGCCTATAGATTTAATGGAAGAATATGAAAATCTTCATCCAGGCACCTTGGCAAAATTAATTGTTATGGCAGAGAAAGAACAAACGCATAGACAGCAAATGGATATTAAAAGTATTGAGGTTTATGAAAACATAACAAAAAAAGGGAGAGTTAGTGCGGTTATATTTATGATAATGGTCTGTATTACTACGCTAATTTTAGCAATGTTCGGGCATTTTATGATAGCTAGTATTTTTACTGTTTCAGTATTTTTAGTTATAGGAGCTGGATTATTCATATCTTCTACTAAATTTACCAGGCAGAAAGATTATCATAGAAGATGA
- a CDS encoding patatin-like phospholipase family protein produces MGNIEEMLERQKTPFEYLVFSGGGAKGAIYSGVYSALAESGAVGMVKAVAGSSAGAISAAMVACGIPPEEFEKISKETNLKGLLGTQGFSAGPVQIGKDGTPLYGLLDKTIRTGVFNFLKGKNFGELCQSGRDRIVQQQEKLEQKKQELLNSIEQLKQQHGDNSQQISDINENIQGLDFQKQQLNKQFDKIQTIIDSNGKEFSELMEKCQAGGKILFKDLALLRLVDSEQFKDLLITAVRRDNGTLQIFSAENSPDVEIALACRASASIPIVFQPATIDGVEYVDGGYRDNVPIGYFPENESKVDSAEELDGFDNVALAKKQGRVLALAFGSGMDASTNVAIYSAKPFDSPSALIKFLMDVVYKTLAQVGGHFKYTETDKATLTNLRENALNTVTLDTQGISTLDFDDAQKYAGYLHIKGRFQTLEYLDNYELGKGVDKNFEQQKFLLSVYEVYDNDNLNKTFAHKMLDHIIPAKPTEKSWQDRDATRSHQAKAEALLSFCTSERWEGKDNKSPLKDYVILAATNRNKEVRNDTKALESLIKTLNSPTTSSKIKEDFIQLLSIDKKQDKRLNTEKSPAKNIAEFKFTKEDFSGFLSKNKSEAFRISSQGKGVGRAKGG; encoded by the coding sequence ATGGGTAATATAGAAGAAATGCTGGAAAGGCAAAAAACTCCTTTTGAGTATTTGGTATTTAGTGGGGGAGGAGCCAAAGGGGCAATATATTCCGGTGTTTATTCAGCCTTGGCAGAATCTGGAGCAGTTGGAATGGTTAAGGCGGTTGCAGGCTCATCTGCTGGGGCGATAAGTGCGGCGATGGTTGCCTGTGGTATCCCCCCTGAAGAATTTGAGAAAATTTCAAAAGAGACTAACCTTAAAGGTTTACTTGGTACGCAAGGATTTTCAGCTGGTCCGGTGCAGATTGGCAAGGATGGTACCCCATTATATGGTCTTTTAGATAAAACAATCAGAACAGGGGTATTTAATTTTTTGAAGGGCAAGAACTTTGGGGAGCTTTGTCAGTCAGGTCGTGATAGGATTGTACAACAGCAAGAAAAGTTAGAGCAAAAAAAGCAAGAGCTTTTAAACTCGATTGAACAATTAAAACAACAACATGGTGATAATAGTCAACAGATTAGTGATATAAATGAGAATATTCAAGGATTGGATTTTCAAAAACAACAGCTAAATAAGCAATTTGATAAAATTCAAACTATCATAGACTCTAATGGTAAAGAGTTCAGTGAATTAATGGAAAAATGCCAAGCTGGTGGGAAAATCCTTTTTAAGGATTTAGCTCTTTTAAGACTTGTTGACTCAGAGCAATTTAAAGATTTATTAATTACTGCAGTAAGGCGAGATAATGGTACGTTGCAAATTTTTAGTGCGGAAAATAGCCCTGATGTTGAAATTGCTTTAGCTTGTCGTGCCTCTGCTTCAATTCCTATAGTTTTCCAACCGGCAACAATTGATGGGGTTGAATATGTTGATGGGGGATATAGGGACAATGTACCTATTGGATATTTTCCTGAAAATGAGAGTAAAGTGGATTCTGCCGAAGAATTAGATGGTTTTGATAATGTTGCTCTAGCAAAAAAACAGGGTAGGGTACTGGCTCTTGCTTTTGGTAGTGGTATGGATGCTTCAACAAATGTGGCAATATATAGTGCCAAGCCTTTTGACAGCCCAAGTGCTCTAATAAAATTTTTAATGGATGTAGTATATAAAACTCTGGCTCAAGTTGGTGGACATTTTAAATATACGGAAACTGATAAAGCTACTCTTACTAATTTACGTGAGAATGCATTAAACACGGTGACATTAGATACTCAAGGTATATCCACTCTTGATTTTGATGATGCTCAGAAATATGCAGGTTACTTGCATATTAAAGGACGTTTTCAGACGTTGGAATATTTAGATAATTACGAGTTAGGTAAGGGGGTAGATAAAAACTTTGAACAGCAAAAATTCCTTCTAAGCGTCTATGAGGTTTATGATAATGACAATTTGAATAAAACATTTGCTCATAAAATGTTAGACCATATAATTCCGGCAAAGCCAACTGAGAAAAGTTGGCAAGATCGTGATGCTACTCGAAGTCATCAAGCAAAAGCTGAGGCACTTTTATCTTTTTGTACTTCAGAACGTTGGGAAGGAAAAGATAATAAGAGTCCCTTAAAAGATTATGTTATACTTGCAGCAACTAACCGCAATAAAGAAGTTAGAAATGATACCAAGGCATTAGAATCGCTGATTAAGACTTTAAACTCTCCAACAACATCAAGTAAAATTAAAGAAGATTTTATACAATTACTATCTATTGATAAAAAACAAGATAAAAGATTGAATACAGAAAAAAGTCCAGCAAAGAATATTGCGGAGTTTAAATTTACGAAAGAAGATTTTAGTGGTTTTTTAAGCAAAAATAAAAGTGAAGCTTTTCGTATTAGTAGTCAAGGGAAAGGAGTAGGGCGGGCTAAAGGTGGATAA
- the def gene encoding peptide deformylase: MSVLPIVTAPDSRLKQKSLPVGTVNDTIRKLMDDMVETMYHDHGVGLAAIQIGIVKRILVVDLQNSDDTERAEGFYPLFIVDPEIIDKSKELVVALEGCLSLPEQHVEVARSESISIRFLDYNNIQQELKADGWLARVIQHEMDHLDGKLLVDYLSNIKKDIALRKLKKLKNNNL; this comes from the coding sequence ATGTCTGTGTTACCTATTGTAACTGCTCCGGATTCAAGATTAAAACAAAAATCTTTGCCCGTAGGTACAGTCAATGATACTATAAGAAAGTTGATGGATGATATGGTTGAAACCATGTATCATGATCATGGGGTAGGACTTGCAGCAATTCAGATCGGAATAGTTAAGCGTATATTAGTGGTTGACTTACAGAATAGTGATGATACAGAAAGAGCAGAGGGTTTTTATCCGTTATTTATTGTAGACCCAGAAATAATAGATAAATCTAAAGAGTTAGTTGTGGCATTAGAAGGGTGTTTATCTTTACCGGAGCAACATGTTGAAGTAGCAAGGTCTGAGTCTATAAGTATAAGGTTCTTAGACTATAACAATATACAGCAAGAATTAAAAGCTGATGGTTGGCTTGCTAGGGTTATTCAACATGAGATGGATCATTTAGACGGTAAGTTGTTAGTTGATTATTTGAGTAATATAAAAAAGGATATAGCATTACGTAAATTAAAAAAGCTAAAAAATAATAATTTATGA
- the fmt gene encoding methionyl-tRNA formyltransferase, producing the protein MKVIFMGTPEFSVPTLRELINSNDHQVVGVFTQAAKSKGRGLNEVESPVHLLASKYNIATYTPKTLRTEEITNLINSIEADIIVVVAYGFLIPTVILQAKKYGCLNIHPSSLPRHRGAAPLQRTIIEGDLETSVCIMQMDEGLDTGDIILQHSLSLSPRITLPILHDQCAKIGADLLIETLDNIDNLPKIIQDKNGVTYAHKLKKEEGKIDWCETAYKIDCKIRGMNPWPGVYFEYRGKIIKILEAYYNDLDINLPPGTVVNNSVLEVACGKGTLIIQRLQQEGRKILNAEEFMRGLQSPIISLAKEKGDGLMPSIA; encoded by the coding sequence ATGAAAGTAATTTTTATGGGTACGCCAGAATTTTCTGTACCCACTCTTAGGGAATTAATTAACAGCAACGACCACCAGGTAGTTGGTGTATTTACTCAAGCTGCAAAATCTAAAGGGAGAGGACTCAATGAGGTGGAATCTCCAGTACATCTTTTGGCATCAAAATATAATATTGCAACTTATACTCCTAAGACCTTAAGAACCGAAGAAATAACCAATTTAATTAATTCAATTGAGGCGGATATAATAGTGGTAGTTGCTTATGGGTTTTTAATACCAACAGTTATCCTGCAAGCTAAAAAATATGGATGTCTTAATATTCATCCGTCAAGTTTGCCGCGTCATAGGGGGGCAGCTCCATTACAGCGTACTATTATAGAAGGTGATTTAGAAACTTCTGTATGTATAATGCAGATGGATGAAGGGCTAGATACTGGTGATATTATATTGCAGCATTCATTGTCACTTTCTCCTAGAATAACTTTACCAATTTTGCATGACCAATGTGCAAAAATAGGAGCAGATTTATTGATTGAAACCTTAGATAATATTGATAATTTACCAAAAATTATCCAGGATAAGAATGGCGTAACTTATGCTCATAAACTTAAGAAAGAAGAAGGAAAGATAGATTGGTGTGAGACTGCCTACAAAATAGATTGTAAAATTCGAGGTATGAATCCTTGGCCTGGTGTATATTTTGAATATAGAGGTAAAATTATAAAGATTCTAGAAGCGTATTATAACGATTTGGATATTAATTTGCCACCTGGTACCGTAGTTAATAATAGTGTTTTGGAGGTAGCTTGTGGTAAAGGTACTTTGATCATCCAGAGATTACAGCAAGAAGGAAGAAAAATCTTGAACGCCGAAGAATTTATGCGTGGCTTACAAAGCCCTATAATTAGTTTAGCTAAAGAAAAAGGGGATGGACTTATGCCTAGTATAGCTTAA
- a CDS encoding Rpn family recombination-promoting nuclease/putative transposase, producing the protein MTSDKPKHDEIFRKSMENPIVAKEFLVTHLPKDVLALIDSTTVKLEKDSFIEPDLSETISDVLFSVKFNDQDGYIFLLLEHQSTVDKMMAFRLFKYMINICDLYLTTNHKAKSLPLIYPLIIYNGKKKYNASLNIWNLFSHPDLARGFWTNDCQLINVHDIPDEELKKKIWSGILLFFLKHIHERQLLKRWQEISYLLPKLSKITIGHDHIRNLLSYTLTFIEQNDKIELEKILKNSLTKEKGEELMPSIAQVWKEEGIQIGLQDGIKIGVQDGIKIGVQDGIRIGEARGEAKLIKMMINNGSSIEEVARMTRLSVTRINELLKVE; encoded by the coding sequence ATGACTTCAGACAAGCCAAAACATGACGAAATCTTTCGCAAATCTATGGAGAATCCTATAGTTGCTAAAGAGTTTTTGGTAACTCATTTGCCTAAAGATGTGCTGGCTTTAATCGATAGCACAACTGTAAAATTAGAAAAAGATAGTTTTATTGAGCCAGACCTTTCTGAAACTATTTCTGATGTATTATTTTCTGTTAAGTTTAATGATCAGGATGGCTATATTTTTTTGCTATTGGAGCATCAAAGTACTGTTGATAAAATGATGGCATTTAGGTTATTTAAATATATGATTAATATTTGTGATCTATATTTAACTACTAATCATAAAGCTAAAAGCCTCCCATTAATTTATCCCCTAATAATTTATAATGGCAAGAAGAAATATAACGCATCGCTCAATATATGGAATTTATTTAGCCATCCAGATTTAGCCAGAGGCTTCTGGACAAATGATTGTCAGCTTATTAACGTACATGATATCCCCGATGAAGAACTCAAGAAAAAAATATGGTCTGGAATTTTGTTATTTTTCCTTAAGCACATCCACGAACGTCAATTACTGAAAAGATGGCAAGAAATCTCTTATCTCTTGCCTAAATTGAGTAAAATAACAATAGGTCATGACCATATAAGAAATCTATTGAGCTATACTTTGACCTTTATTGAGCAAAATGATAAAATAGAGTTAGAAAAAATATTAAAAAATAGTTTAACTAAAGAAAAAGGAGAAGAACTTATGCCTAGTATAGCTCAAGTATGGAAAGAAGAAGGGATTCAAATCGGGCTACAGGATGGTATCAAAATCGGAGTGCAAGATGGTATTAAAATCGGAGTACAGGATGGTATTAGAATCGGAGAAGCTAGGGGAGAAGCTAAATTAATAAAAATGATGATAAATAATGGTAGCTCTATTGAAGAAGTAGCGAGAATGACTAGATTATCTGTTACAAGAATCAATGAACTATTGAAAGTAGAGTAA
- the murD gene encoding UDP-N-acetylmuramoyl-L-alanine--D-glutamate ligase — MSLFLSQKNKTIGIVGLGKTGMAAYQSLNKVARIICYDQLGSSRDAFSKIYGNDNLVSFSDQRWQDIDKILLSPGVPLSHDIVTMANVRNISITSDIDLLFEEVKFRGGKKANFIGITGTNGKSTTTALTGHILQFCGFDYPVGGNIGVPALSMGLDCQGYVLELSSFQLDLLSSFKAKIAVLLNITEDHLDRHNNMQGYIVAKKKIFDRMDKDSFAIISVDNEITNNIFLELQKENTTNLIPISVGKILDKGVSICNNVVYDNIFEPITINLPNNSYLQGIHNQENIVASYAACRIIGLRPEQIIAAIELFKGLPHRMQYVGTIYSDHSSMIKFYNDSKATNSIAASKSLAALDNIYWLAGGVAKEGGITNLAPWFDKIHKAYLFGQDKELFASSLKGRVNFQICQNLQEAFNVAVRDAMQDIGSIKNILLAPACASYDQFKNFEERGNLFIELYNIIANHD, encoded by the coding sequence ATGTCATTATTTCTTTCACAAAAAAATAAGACTATAGGGATAGTTGGTCTTGGTAAGACTGGTATGGCTGCTTATCAATCGCTAAATAAAGTAGCTAGGATAATTTGTTATGATCAACTAGGTAGTAGTAGGGATGCTTTCAGTAAAATTTATGGAAACGATAATTTGGTTAGCTTTTCTGATCAGCGGTGGCAGGATATTGATAAGATATTGTTGAGTCCAGGTGTTCCCTTATCGCATGACATTGTTACCATGGCGAATGTCCGTAATATATCAATAACCTCAGATATAGACTTATTATTTGAGGAAGTTAAGTTTAGAGGGGGGAAGAAAGCTAATTTTATCGGTATAACTGGTACTAATGGTAAGAGTACTACCACTGCTCTAACTGGTCATATTTTACAGTTTTGTGGTTTTGATTATCCAGTTGGCGGGAATATTGGTGTTCCTGCCTTAAGTATGGGATTAGATTGTCAAGGGTATGTATTAGAGCTATCTTCCTTTCAGTTAGACTTATTAAGCAGTTTTAAAGCTAAAATTGCTGTGCTACTTAATATTACCGAGGATCATTTAGATCGGCATAATAATATGCAAGGCTATATTGTCGCTAAAAAGAAAATCTTTGATCGAATGGATAAAGATTCATTTGCCATAATTAGTGTTGATAATGAAATTACCAACAATATTTTCTTAGAGTTACAAAAGGAGAATACCACAAATTTAATACCAATCTCTGTTGGTAAAATCCTTGATAAAGGAGTATCAATTTGTAATAATGTTGTTTATGACAATATTTTTGAACCAATTACTATTAATTTGCCAAATAATAGCTATCTACAAGGCATCCATAATCAGGAAAATATTGTTGCCAGTTATGCGGCTTGTCGGATTATAGGGCTAAGACCAGAACAAATAATTGCTGCTATCGAGTTGTTTAAGGGGTTGCCGCACAGGATGCAATATGTTGGTACAATATACTCAGATCATTCGAGTATGATAAAATTTTATAACGATAGCAAAGCTACCAATAGCATTGCTGCTTCTAAATCCCTTGCTGCACTTGATAATATATATTGGCTAGCTGGAGGAGTGGCAAAAGAAGGAGGAATAACAAATTTAGCTCCATGGTTTGATAAAATTCATAAGGCTTATCTTTTTGGTCAAGATAAAGAACTTTTTGCATCGTCACTTAAGGGTAGAGTAAATTTTCAAATTTGTCAAAATTTGCAGGAGGCTTTTAATGTTGCAGTTAGAGATGCAATGCAAGATATAGGGAGCATAAAAAATATTTTGTTAGCTCCAGCTTGTGCCTCTTACGATCAATTTAAAAATTTTGAAGAACGCGGAAATCTATTTATAGAATTATATAATATTATTGCTAACCATGATTAA